The following nucleotide sequence is from Streptomyces sp. HUAS CB01.
GGTGCTGTGCGCCGCTTCCGACGAAGCGGAATTGCTGGTGCTCGGCTCCCGCGGTCTGGGCCCTCTGGCCGGCTTCCTCGCAGGGTCGGTCTCCTTGGCCGTGCTCGCCCGCACGCGGCGACCTGTCGTCCTCGTTCGCCCGCACGACTCCCTGGAGCCCGAGCAGGACCGTACGGGCGAGGTGGTGGTCGGTCTGGACGTGTCCGCCCCCAGCGACGAGGTGCTGGCCTTCGGCTTCGGCGCGGCCGACCGACACGGCTGCGGCCTGCGGGTGGTGCACAGGTGGGCCGTCCCCGCGCTCTACGGACCCGAGATGGGCGGCGCACTGCCGCTGCTCATGACGGAGGTCGCCGAAGACGCACGACGGGCGCTCGACGAGGCGCTGGCCCCCTGGACCGAGAAGTTCCCGGGCGTAGCGGTGGTGCGCGACTGCCGCCAGGGTCGGCCGGCGCAGGACCTGATGGAGCTGTCGCACGACGCCCGGCTCGTCGTCGTCGGCCGCAGGGTCCGGCGCGCGCGGATCGGCACCCACATCGGGGCCGTCACCCACGCGGTCCTGCACCACTGCCTGGCCCCGGTCGCGGTCGTCCCGCACGACTGAACGGGCCCGACGGCCGAGCGGGGCACACCGACGCTGCCCACCGGTGCGGGCACCTGCCCGGGGCAGGTGGGGCAGCCGAGCCGCTCACGTGGGCACCCTCCGGCCTCTTTCATCGACGACGACGAAAGGCGCCGCCTGGCCCGTGAGGGTGGGCGGAAGGCCCCTCGTGCCACCGGGGCCACCGGCCCTTTCACCCGGAACGACAAGCCCGGTCAGCGGCTTCGCGCGCCCTTTGAGGCCCTGGGGCCGGTGGCAGGGGAGCGACGAACATCGAAGGTGAGGCCGGGCCCTCGCCCGCCTCGCCGGCCGCCGTCCCTTGGAGTTGACGACATGACCGTGACCGTCCAGCCCTCCGCCGCCACCCGCCCCACCGACTCCGCATGGCGCGGTCTTACCGGTGGGCCGTGGCAGCAGTGCGTCGACGTGCGGGCCTTCATCCAGGCGAACTACACGCCGTACGAGGGTGACGCCGCGTTCCTGGCGGGTCCCACCGACCGCACCCTGGCCGTGTGGCAGGCCGTCACTGCCCTCTTCCCCGAGGAGCGCCGCAGGGGCGTGCTCGACGTCGACACCGCGACACCCTCCACCATCACCTCCCACGCCCCCGGCTACATCGACCGCGAACGCGAACTGATCGTGGGGCTGCAGACCGACGCACCGCTGAAGCGGGCGATCATGCCCAACGGCGGACTGCGCATGGTGGAGAACGGGCTGCGCGCGTACGGGTTCGAACCGGACCCGTTCGTCACCGCGGTCTTCGGTACGTACCGCAAGACCCACAACGACGCCGTCTTCGACGCCTACACCCCCGAGATGCTGCGCGCCCGCAAGGCCGGCATCATCACGGGCCTGCCCGACGCGTACGGGCGCGGCCGGATCATCGGCGACTACCGCCGCGTCGCGCTGTACGGAACCGCCCGGCTGACCGAGGCCAAGCGCGCCGAACGGGCCCGGCTGGACGAGATCCCGTCCACGGCCGACGTGATCCGCGACCGCGAGGAACTCGCCGAGCAGATCAGGGCACTGGGCGAGCTGGAACGCATGGCCGCGTCCTACGGCTGCGACGTGTCCCGGCCCGCCGCCACCGCGCACGAGGCCGTCCAGTGGCTGTACCTCGGCTTCCTCGCCGCAGTGAAGGAGCAGAACGGCGCGGCGATGTCCCTCGGCCGCACCTCCACCTTCCTGGACGTCTACCTCCAGCGCGACCTCGACGAGGGGCGCATCGACGAGAGCCGAGCCCAGGAGCTCATCGACGACTTCGTGATCAAACTGCGGATCGTGCGGTTCCTGCGCACGCCGGAGTACGACGCGCTGTTCTCCGGCGACCCGACCTGGGTCACCGAGTCCATCGGCGGCGTCGGGGAGGACGGCCGGCCGCTGGTGACCCGCACCTCCTTCCGCTTCCTGCAGACCCTCTACAACCTCGGCCCCGCCCCCGAGCCCAACCTGACCGTCCTGTGGTCCCCCCGGCTGCCCGGGGGCTTCAAGCGGTTCTGCGCCCAGGTGTCCATCGACACCAGCTCCCTCCAGTACGAGTCCGACGAGCTGCTTCGCCCCCGCACCGGCGACGACACGGCCATCGCCTGCTGCGTCTCCGCGATGGCCTCGGGCAAGCAGATGCAGTTCTTCGGCGCCCGCGTCAACCTCGCCAAGGCCCTGCTGTACGCGGTCAACGGCGGCCGCGACGAGCTGACCGGCGAACAGGTCGCCCCCACCGTGGCCCCGCTGACCGGCGAGTACCTGGACTATGACGAGTTGACGGCCGCCTACGACCGGATGCTGGACTGGCTCGCCGCGACGTACGTCAGCGCCCTGAACGTCATCCACTGCATGCACGACAAGTACGCCTACGAGCGCATCGCGATGGCACTGCACGACCACCCGGTCCACCGCACCATGGCCTGCGGCATCGCCGGCCTGTCGGTCGCCGCCGACAGTCTCTCGGCCGTCAAGCACGCCCGCGTGCACGTCATCCGGGACGCCACCGGCCTCGCCGTCGACTACCAGGTCCAGGGCGACTACCCGGCCTACGGCAACGACGACGACCGCGCCGACGGCATCGCCGTCGACCTGGTCCGCTCCTTCATGGCCAAGGTGCGTCGGCACTCCACCTACCGCACCGCCGAGCACACCCAGTCGGTGCTCACCATCACCTCGAACGTCGTGTACGGCAAGCACACGGGCAACACCCCCGACGGTCGCCGCGCAGGCGCCCCCTTCGCCCCGGGCGCCAACCCGATGCACGGCCGCGACACCCACGGCATGGCCGCCTCCGCCCTGTCCGTCGCCAAGATCCCCTACGACCAGGCACGCGACGGCATCTCGCTGACCTCCACCATCACACCCGAGGGCCTGGGCCACGACCCCGCCGAACGCGCCGGCCACCTCGTCGGTCTGCTCGACGCCTACACCGCCGCGGGCGGCTTCCACATGAACGTCAACGTCCTCGACCGCACCACCCTGGAAGACGCCATGGAGCACCCGGACAACTACCCGGAGCTGACCATCCGCGTCTCCGGATACGCCGTCAACTTCGTCCGTCTCACTCGCGAACAGCAGCTGGACGTCGTCAACCGCACGTTCCACGACGCCCGATGACCACCGGCCGCATTCACTCCTGGGACCTGTCCACCGGCGTGGACGGGCCCGGTACCCGGTTCGTCCTCTTCCTCAACGGCTGCCCGCTGCGCTGCCTGTACTGCGCAAACCCCGACACCTGGCACCTGCGCGACGGGCAGCAGGTCACCGTGGACGAGGTGATGACCCGCATCGAGCGGTACCGCCGGTTCACCGACCTGGCCGGCGGAGGAGTAACCGTCACCGGGGGCGAGCCCCTGCTCCAGTCTGCCTTCACCGCCGAAGTGCTGCACCGGTGCAAGGAACTCGGCCTGCACACCGCCCTCGACACCTCCGGCGCGCTCGGCCCCCGGGCCAACGACGCGCTGCTTGCCGACACCGATCTGGTCCTGCTCGACATCAAGTCCTTCGACGCCGCCGTCTACCGCCGCCTGACAGGCGGTCATCTGGCCCCGACACTCGACTTCGCCACCCGCTTGGACCGACTGGGCGTCCCCGCCTGGATCCGCTACGTCCTCGTCCCCGGCCGGACCGACGACCCCGCGGCCATCGACCGCCTGGCCGGCTTCCTGACGAAGTTGGACAACATCGACCGGGTCGACGTCCTCCCCTTCCACAAACTCGGCGCACCCAAGTACGGCACGCTCGGCATCCCCTTCCCGCTCCGGGACAACCCCGTACCGGACGGTGCCCTGGTCGACCGCGTGCGCGACCAGTTCCGCGCCCACGGCCTCCGAGCACAGTGAGGCACTGGCACTCCTTGGCCGTCCGTCACCGAGCCGACGGGCGTGCGCCGCGGACCCGATGACGCACGCGGCGGTCCGTCGTGGGCGACCCCGGGCCATGCGGGCATCACAGGGACCCGACCGCCGGCACGCATTCGCCCTCGTCACCGGATCCCGGGGCGGGGCGACATCGCCGGCCTCCTGCTCGGATCGGCGAGCTCGGCCGTGGCCGCCGAAGCCCACTGCCCGGTCGTCGTGGTGCGCGGGGGCAACGCCGGGCCGGCGGGCACGCGCGAACGGATCACGCTCGGCGTGGGAGAGGCCGACGCCGACTCCGCGGCGGTCCGGTCCCTGAGCCCTGCCTCCCGGACCCACGAGACCACCGACCATCCGCTGCCGGCCGGAGGCCCCGCCCGCTACGACGAGGGCAGGGCGTCCGGCCTGCCCTCGACGAGGCACTCGAAGCTGCCGCGCGGGACCACCCGGAGATCCGGGTGAAGCGAGCCACATGCCAAGGCAGGTGCCGTCACCGCACGGGACCCGGGGACCTGAGGTGGTACCGAGACGGCGCCGGTGAACCAGACGTCGTGTTCGTCCACGCGGGCCACGTACCCCCAGAAGGTCCGAACGTCCCGCTCACCAAGGGCTGTTCAGCCCACGGCCGTGGACCATTGGCGCCCGGCGCGGCCCGGCGCCGGCCGGGAGAGTCAGTGGTGTCAGGAACCGAACGGAACGTCCTCGAAGGGATCATCACCATGGCCGTGCACCAGCACCCGAACCCGAAGACCGGATTCCACCTGCCGTTCATGCGCAGGAACCAGGCCGCCTCCGCCCCGGAGTCCGCAGCGCCTGCACGCATCGACACGGACACCGCACGGGCCTACGTCCTCTCCTCGGTCCGCGTGCTGATGGGATTCGTCTTCCTGTGGGCCTTCCTCGACAAGACCTTCGGACTGGGCTACGCCACCCAGTCCGGCAAGGGCTGGACCGACGGTGGCTCGCCCACCGAGGGGTTCCTCGGCCACGTCGCCGTCGGACCGATGGAATCCGTCTTCCACTCCTGGGCCGGCGCCGCCTGGGCGGACTGGCTGTTCATGCTCGGTCTGCTCGGCATCGGCCTCGCCCTGACCGCCGGGGTGGCGCTGCGCCTGACGGCCCTCGCGGGCACCGTGATGATGGCGCTGATGTGGGTGGCCGAGTGGCCACCCGCTCAGCACCTGTCGGACGGCTCACGGAGCATGTCGACGAACCCGTTCATCGACTACCACCTCGTCTACGCGGTGGTGCTCATCGCCCTCGCCGCCGCCTCCGCCGGCGACGCCCTGGGCCTGGGGCGGCCGTGGGCCAAGCTCCCCTTCGTCCGCGACCACAGATGGCTGCGCTGAACGCCGCCGGCGCGGTGGGCCCGCTGACGGGCCACCGCGCCGGTCCGCCAAGAGGGCCCAACGGCCCCGATCCGGGACCAGCGGTCCCTGCCCCGGTCGGCCACCGACCCAGATGTTCGAAGCAGATCACACAACGCAGGAGGTGGGCTCTGTGCCCGGAACGATTGTCGTGGGACTCGACGGCTCGACCGAGAGCCGTGCCGCCGCGGAATGGGCCGCCCGTGAGGCGGAGTTGCGCGACCTGCCGGTGAAACTGGTCCACGTGTGGCAGCCGGTGCCGGTGCCGATGGCGCAGGCGCCGCTCCTCGGGGCCGAGACCCACCGGCACTGGACCGAGCGCGTCCTCCGCGAGGTCGCCGAAGACCTGCGGCAGCGTCACCCCGGCGTCGAGGTGAGCACCGAACAGCGCAACGGAACCCCGGCCCGCGTCCTCCTGGACGCCGCACCGGACGCGGAGTTGCTGGTCCTCGGCTCCCGCGCGCTGAGTGGTGTCGGCGGCTTCCTCGTGGGTTCCGTCGGCCAGTCCGTGACCGCCCGCACCGAGGTGCCCGTGGTCCTGGTCCGGGCCGGTGAGCAGGCCGCCGACGAGCACCTCAAGGACGTCGTCGGCATCGCGTCCGCTGCCACCGGCTTCCGGCCCGTCGTCCTGGGGCTGGACACCGGCAGCTCCTACGACCAGGTGATCTCCTTCGCCTTCGAGGAGGCACGGCGCCGCAAGGCCACCCTCACCGTCGTCCACAGTTGGGACCTGCCGCCCTCCTCTGCGTACAGCGTGGCCGGCGGGTACGACCCCCGCGCGGACATATCCCGTGCACAGGCAGGTGCCCTCACCGAGGTGCTCCTGCCCTGGCGGGAAAAGTACCCGGACGTCAGGGTGGACGAGATGTCCCGTAGGGGTAGCCCCGCCAGACACCTTGTCGACGCCTCCCGTGGCGCCTCGCTCGTCGTCGTCGGCCGTCGCGTGCGTCGTGCACCGTTCGGCATCCACATCGGTTCCGTGGCGCACGCGGTACTGCACCATGCCGCCGCCCCCGTCGCCGTCGTCGCCCACGACTGACACGGCTGGGCGCGCAGGGCGATACACGACGACGGCAGGCTCGGCCCACCAGGCGTCCGGCGCCGGGACGGGCGGGACGGTTCCGCAGGCCAGGGGCGGCAGGTGCCACTGACGTCGGCCCAGCCCTGGCGGCCCGTGGACGGTTCCGTTCCGAGGTTGTACGGGGCAGCGGGTTCCTCGCCGGCGGTTCCACCGGGCGAGCCCGGCCCGCGGGACGATCCGTCACAGGCCGGGCCGGGGCCGATCGGCTGTCAGTCGAACGGGATGGTCAGGACGGATCCCGTGCCCACCTGGAGGGTGGACGGACCGTTGCCCAGGGCGCTCCAGACCTCGACGCGGACGGTGCCGCCGTCCAGGTCGCCCAGGGTGCCCGACGCGGAGTGCGTCCCCTGCCGGGCGGAGGAGTAGTCCTCCCAGCCGGTGATCGGATCGGTGGCGAAGTAGCGGAACGTCTCGACACGGTCGAAGGTGCCGTCACCGGTCAGGTCGTAGGAGACCCGTGCCTGCTGGGCGTAGCCGACGTGGGTGCCGGCGTCGACCTTGAGGGTGAAGGCCGTGCCGGATCCCGCCTTCAGGGTGCCGTTGACGTTCTTCACCTCGTAGACGAGCGGGTTGTACGGGGTCCCGTCGCGGTTGGCGCCGCCTGCGGACGGGATGGTGTCCGAGGACCCGGCCGCAGCCGCCTGGGTGGTCAGCTGCCCGCCGGAGCGGAGGTAGAAGGTGTCGCCCGTGACCGGCGGGGGCCCGGAGGTGGTGACGGTCACGGTGCCGCCGGCCGGGCCGACCTGGTCGGCCGTGTCGCGGGCCCTGACGCTGTAGGTGTACTGGGTGCCGGAGGCCAGGCCCGTGTCGGTGTGGGTGGTGCCGGTGACCGTGGCGACCTTGGTGGTGCCGCGGTAGACGTCGTAGTCCTTGACGCCCCTGTCGTCGGTCGCCGCTTCCCAGCTCAGCTTCACCGAGCTGCTGGTCACGTCACCGGCGACCGGGGTGCCGGGCGCGCTGGGCGCCTCGTCGCGCGGCGGCGGGTCGCCGGTGGTGGTGACGGTCACGGTGCCGCCGGCCGGGCCGACCTGGTTGGAGGTGTCGCGGGCCTTGACGCTGTAGGTGTACTGGGTGCCGGAGGTCAGGCCGGTGTCGGTGTGGGTGGTGCCGGTGACCGTGGCGACCTTGGTGGTGCCGCGGTAGACGTCGTAGTCCTTGACGCCCTTGTCGTCGGTCGCTGCGCTCCAGGTCAGCTTGACGGAGTCGTCGGTGACGTCACTGGCGACCGGGGTGCCGGGCGCGCTGGGCTTGTCGTCGCCGGGGGCGCCGCACAGGGTGCCGAGTTCGGTGTCGTCGCCCGCTCCGGACGCGGTCGACATCGCCGGGACGTTCAGCACGCCGCCGTCGGAGAAGACGACCGAACACGCCTCGCTGGTGTAGTTGTGCGCGGCGTACGTCCTGGTGCCGCTCTTGTCGAAGGCGACGGCCGTCGGGGAGTTGGCCGTGACGGTCATGTCCGGCGATCCGATGGAGTTCATCGTGGCGACCCAGTGGTAGGTGTGGGCCTTGGTCTCGCCGGCCTCGGGGACGTAGCCGCCGTTCCACTGGTTCCAGTGGCTCATGGCCTTGGCCGGGTCGTAGAGGGCCTGGACCTGCCAGAAGATGTCCTTCCACTCGACGGCCGGGCCGCCGTTCTCCCGTTCCATCTCGGCCACGCTGCGGTTCAGCATGGCCTTCTCGCGGGCCAGGTGGAGCGAACCGCCGGTCACCGGCAGGAAGTTGATGCCGTGGATCTCCTCGGGGTTGGCGGTCCACCAGGTCGCGTAGGCGCCGCCGCTGCTCCAGACCATGCCCACGACGTCGTGGGTGAAGTCCTCGGGGTAGACCTGCTGGTCGGCGTCGAACCAGTACTGCGCGATCGACTCCGACTCGGTCGTCATCATGTAGACGCCCTGGTCACGCAGTGCCTTGTCACCCATGGCCGACCCCCACATGATCAAGCCGGCGCTGAGGTTGATCGACTCCGAGGACGACTCCTGGTTGTTGCCGGCGGCGAACGCCTCGTGGCCGGCGGCCCAGCTGTGGCCGGCGTAGACGTCGAAGCCGCGCAGGAACGGGTACTTGGTGTCGTTCCTCGCCGGGTTGGCGGCGTCCTTGATGAGCTCCTTGACCATGCCGCCCCACTCGGAGTCGGCGGCCCACCGGGGGTCGTACTGCGCCACGACGGCCGCGGCCGTCACGTAGTACGAGTAGTGGAAGTGATGGTCGTTGAGCTCCTGATCGCTCCCGTACGAGGCGGGGTACCCGATGAGGGTGCGCCAGTCCTTGTCGTAGGAGAACTCGGAAGGGCCGCCGACCGTGAACCACTCCTCCATCCGGCCCTTGACCAAGCTCAGCAGCTTGTCGCGGCTGACGGTGTCTCCGACCTGGTCCGCGAGAGGGACGAGCACGGCGAGCTTGCCCAGGGCCTTGCCGGTCCAGTAGGTGTCGATCGCGCCGCTGAAGGGGTCACCCTGGGTCAGCACGTCGTTGATGTAGCCCTTGAGCTTCGCCTTGTCGACGCCTGCCGCGCTCGGCAGGCCGGGCAGCACGCCGTTCACCTTCTGGGTGGTCGTGAAGGACGTTCCCTCGCGCACCTTCATCGCACCGCGCGAGGAGACGTAGCGGTAGGCGGTCAGCGGGTCGCTGCTGTGCATCCACTGGTGGCGGTAGAGCGCCTGGAAGGTGCCGGTCTCAGCCCCCTCCTTCGGCTCGGTGGTCAGCGAGTAGGTCGCCGTGACCTCGCCGTCGCCCTCTCTGTACTCCCAGTCAACCTTCGATCCGGTCACGAAGCTGAAGGCGTACTTCTTGAAGTCGGCCAGCGCTGCCTTGTCCGGGAGGACCGCCAGGGAGAAGTACTCCTTCGAACCCAGGTCGGCCCGGATCTCGTTGCCGGAGACGGTCCAGTCGCTGCCCCTCGGGGCGAACAGCGCGTAGTCATGACCCGAGATGGTGACGCCGAGGACGTTGCCCTGGTCGGCGAAGACGGTCGGCGGAGCCGCCGCGCTGATCTGCGCCGCCCCTCCGGTGCCCTCCGCGTACACGTACGGCAGGCCGTGGCCGATGGTCGTCCGCAGACTGCGCGCACCGTCGTTCCAGTACGGGCTGACGGTCCAGTCGCTCCACCCGTCCGCCTTCGCGTCGGGCGAGTTGAGACCCGTGAGCCCCAGGGTCAGGTCGGCCTTGTGCGGAAACTCGTACTGGCGGCCGCCGCCCACGATCTGGTGCGTGGTCGGGTATCCGACCTCCAGGCCACCGGAGACCGCCTTGTAGGTGAGGGGATGGCCGTACATGTTCTCCGACCACGGATTGCTGGAGAAGCGCTGGAAGGCCAGCGACGACCACCAGTCGTTCGTCGGCACGGGGAGGTCCGCCATGGCGGGAGTGACCTTCGGCTTGACCGCCTGGCCACCGCTGTTCGTCGGCCCCTGGCGGCCGGCGGGGCGAACGTCGCTGTAACTGCCCTTCCCCACCTCGATGGTGGCGGCCGAGGCGACGCCGCTGCCCAGCGTACCCAGGGCGGTGGCGGCAAGAGCCGCTGTTGTCAGCAACGACAGGTTTCTTCGAGATCTCATGAACAGCCCCTTTGAGAGCGCTCTCAAGTCGCCGACAACGTAGGGCGGCTCCGTAAGTCGGTCAACACTTCGAGTCGAAATCCTTACGGGCTGTCGCGCCCCTTCAAGGCTTGAACGCTCCAGCGTTGCTGGGCGTACGGCGGCCTCCGGCCCACCGACGTGCGAAGACGTCCGAGGCACTTGCGTGCTCATGACTGCTCGCGTCGTCTCGTGTGCGACGGGGTGTCGCCATCGCGCCGGGGCTGTACCTGGGACGAGGGCCGCCCGGCGGTACGGGGGGCGCTCTGACGCGAGCCGCACGGGGTTCGGTGGCCGCCCCCTACGTGGACTGCGACGACAGGGGAGGTGCGCGAGCGGCTGCGGCACACCTCGTTTCCGCAGGTCGCGGGGCGCTCCGTGGTCGGCGAGGGTGCGGACCTCGGTGCCCACCGGTGATCTGACAGTCCGTCTGGAAGTGACCCCGAACGGAAACGGAGGGTGGCCGGCCGTCGACGAGGATCGTGACCCGGCCCGCCGGGGAGAGTGCCGCAGCGCAGAGCATCGCGTCGATGGCGTACTTGTGGTCGTGCAGCCCGGCCGTGCGCAGCAGGGTGGCGGCGGACTGGGCGAGGGCCTGGGTGAGCGGTTCGCCCCGCAGTCGCGAGAGCGTCCACTTGAGTGCGGCGTCGTTGATCCGAGGGTGGATCACCTCGACGAGCACCGCGGCCGAGGTGATCACCGGTAGATCGGCATCGCGGGCGGCGGCGAGCCACTCGTGGACCTCGGGGTCGCGCTGGACCACCTCGGCCAAGCCCTCGCTGTCCAGGATCACGGCGCCGCTCACGCGGCCGTCCCGGCACCGGACGAGGCGTCGCCGGTGAGCTTGGCCCGCTTGGCGACGGCCGCCGGGTCGGCGGGGCCGTGTTTCCCGTCGAAGTCGGAGATCAACTCGTCCAGGTTGTCACGCTCGATCTGCCGTTGCGCGGCCTTCTCCAGATACCCGGACACGCCCAGCTTGCCGCGCGGATCGCCTGCAGGCTCCCGGCGGTCAGGGAGACGGAGATACCGCTGGTGGGCCGTTGCCCGGGAGGAAAACGGTCATGGCAAATGGCATACGGCGAGGTGCCGGCAGATGGCGGCATCCGGCGCTGTGGCGAACCGGGTGCCGGTGGCAAGGGTCGCTGCCCTTCGTGGCCGTGGGGCTGATCGACCTGTGTCCGGGCCCCGGGGTGCCCGGGCTCGCGGGCCGCGGCCAACCGTTCCGGTGCCATGCGCTCGGAACGGCCCGGAGAACGCGGAGCCCCTCTCCGTCACGCTTGTCGGAGAGGGGCCGGCCGTGCCGTCCGTCAGCTCGCCGCGTCGGCGGCGCGGCGAGGGAGCTTCCAGCCAGGGCGGGGGAAGTGACAGGTGTAGCCGTCCGGGTAGCGCTCCAGGTAGTCCTGGTGCTCCGGCTCCGCCTCCCAGAAGTCGCCCTCCGGTTCCACCTCGGTCACCACCGAGCCCGGCCACAGCCCGCTCGCCTCGACGTCGGCGATCGTGTCGACGGCGACGCGCCGCTGCTCCTCGTCCGTGTAGTAGATCGCGGAGCGGTAGCTGCGCCCGAGGTCGTTGCCCTGGCGGTCCTTGGTGGTCGGGTCGTGGATCTGGAAGAAGAACTCCAGCAGATCCCGATAGCTCGTCGCGTCGGGGTCGTAGACGATCTCGATCGCCTCGGCATGGTCCCCGTGGTTCCGGTACGTGGCGTTGGGGGTGTCGCCGCCGGTGTAGCCGACCCGGGTCGCCAGCACGCCGGGCTGCCTGCGGATGAGGTCCTGCATCCCCCAGAAGCAGCCGCCCGCCAGAACGGCCTTCTCGGTTCGGGCAGTCATGTCCCACTTCCTTTCTGTCCGGTCCCCAGTCTCCTCCGGCCCCCGTGGCCCACGCCAACGGGGGTGGCGGTGTCCCGTGCGCCGCGGCGCCGCGCGGAGACCCGCGGCCCCGGCCGGTCCAGGTCGGGGCGCCGCTTCGGCGTGCTCGGGCGCCCCGCCCGAAGCCCCTCGGCCGACGCCGGCCGGGCGAGCCTGCGTCACGGAGTTGGCCGGATCCGAAACTCCATTGTGAGTTGAACGGTCGGTTTGGTAACGAGCGCGTTCGGCGCCCCGCTCGCGCCCCGGCCGCTCGTGCCGCCGCGCTGTCGAATTCGCGTGCACGGCGCGGGACGGTCTCCGGTCAATGCCTTCTGAGCTGCTGTTATTCCGGTTCCTCCCGCGCGGGACGGCCTCTGTTGCCCTCGGTTGACGGCGTCCCGGACGGCTCCGTGTGAAGAGGATTACGATGGCCAAAATC
It contains:
- a CDS encoding universal stress protein, translated to MRRGPDDARGGPSWATPGHAGITGTRPPARIRPRHRIPGRGDIAGLLLGSASSAVAAEAHCPVVVVRGGNAGPAGTRERITLGVGEADADSAAVRSLSPASRTHETTDHPLPAGGPARYDEGRASGLPSTRHSKLPRGTTRRSG
- a CDS encoding DoxX family membrane protein, whose product is MAVHQHPNPKTGFHLPFMRRNQAASAPESAAPARIDTDTARAYVLSSVRVLMGFVFLWAFLDKTFGLGYATQSGKGWTDGGSPTEGFLGHVAVGPMESVFHSWAGAAWADWLFMLGLLGIGLALTAGVALRLTALAGTVMMALMWVAEWPPAQHLSDGSRSMSTNPFIDYHLVYAVVLIALAAASAGDALGLGRPWAKLPFVRDHRWLR
- the pflA gene encoding pyruvate formate-lyase-activating protein — its product is MTTGRIHSWDLSTGVDGPGTRFVLFLNGCPLRCLYCANPDTWHLRDGQQVTVDEVMTRIERYRRFTDLAGGGVTVTGGEPLLQSAFTAEVLHRCKELGLHTALDTSGALGPRANDALLADTDLVLLDIKSFDAAVYRRLTGGHLAPTLDFATRLDRLGVPAWIRYVLVPGRTDDPAAIDRLAGFLTKLDNIDRVDVLPFHKLGAPKYGTLGIPFPLRDNPVPDGALVDRVRDQFRAHGLRAQ
- the msrA gene encoding peptide-methionine (S)-S-oxide reductase MsrA; the protein is MTARTEKAVLAGGCFWGMQDLIRRQPGVLATRVGYTGGDTPNATYRNHGDHAEAIEIVYDPDATSYRDLLEFFFQIHDPTTKDRQGNDLGRSYRSAIYYTDEEQRRVAVDTIADVEASGLWPGSVVTEVEPEGDFWEAEPEHQDYLERYPDGYTCHFPRPGWKLPRRAADAAS
- a CDS encoding universal stress protein translates to MPGTIVVGLDGSTESRAAAEWAAREAELRDLPVKLVHVWQPVPVPMAQAPLLGAETHRHWTERVLREVAEDLRQRHPGVEVSTEQRNGTPARVLLDAAPDAELLVLGSRALSGVGGFLVGSVGQSVTARTEVPVVLVRAGEQAADEHLKDVVGIASAATGFRPVVLGLDTGSSYDQVISFAFEEARRRKATLTVVHSWDLPPSSAYSVAGGYDPRADISRAQAGALTEVLLPWREKYPDVRVDEMSRRGSPARHLVDASRGASLVVVGRRVRRAPFGIHIGSVAHAVLHHAAAPVAVVAHD
- a CDS encoding glycosyl hydrolase, encoding MRSRRNLSLLTTAALAATALGTLGSGVASAATIEVGKGSYSDVRPAGRQGPTNSGGQAVKPKVTPAMADLPVPTNDWWSSLAFQRFSSNPWSENMYGHPLTYKAVSGGLEVGYPTTHQIVGGGRQYEFPHKADLTLGLTGLNSPDAKADGWSDWTVSPYWNDGARSLRTTIGHGLPYVYAEGTGGAAQISAAAPPTVFADQGNVLGVTISGHDYALFAPRGSDWTVSGNEIRADLGSKEYFSLAVLPDKAALADFKKYAFSFVTGSKVDWEYREGDGEVTATYSLTTEPKEGAETGTFQALYRHQWMHSSDPLTAYRYVSSRGAMKVREGTSFTTTQKVNGVLPGLPSAAGVDKAKLKGYINDVLTQGDPFSGAIDTYWTGKALGKLAVLVPLADQVGDTVSRDKLLSLVKGRMEEWFTVGGPSEFSYDKDWRTLIGYPASYGSDQELNDHHFHYSYYVTAAAVVAQYDPRWAADSEWGGMVKELIKDAANPARNDTKYPFLRGFDVYAGHSWAAGHEAFAAGNNQESSSESINLSAGLIMWGSAMGDKALRDQGVYMMTTESESIAQYWFDADQQVYPEDFTHDVVGMVWSSGGAYATWWTANPEEIHGINFLPVTGGSLHLAREKAMLNRSVAEMERENGGPAVEWKDIFWQVQALYDPAKAMSHWNQWNGGYVPEAGETKAHTYHWVATMNSIGSPDMTVTANSPTAVAFDKSGTRTYAAHNYTSEACSVVFSDGGVLNVPAMSTASGAGDDTELGTLCGAPGDDKPSAPGTPVASDVTDDSVKLTWSAATDDKGVKDYDVYRGTTKVATVTGTTHTDTGLTSGTQYTYSVKARDTSNQVGPAGGTVTVTTTGDPPPRDEAPSAPGTPVAGDVTSSSVKLSWEAATDDRGVKDYDVYRGTTKVATVTGTTHTDTGLASGTQYTYSVRARDTADQVGPAGGTVTVTTSGPPPVTGDTFYLRSGGQLTTQAAAAGSSDTIPSAGGANRDGTPYNPLVYEVKNVNGTLKAGSGTAFTLKVDAGTHVGYAQQARVSYDLTGDGTFDRVETFRYFATDPITGWEDYSSARQGTHSASGTLGDLDGGTVRVEVWSALGNGPSTLQVGTGSVLTIPFD
- a CDS encoding universal stress protein, yielding MSRTVTVGLDGSQESLTAAQWAAQEALRRAVPLLLLRAWSSDGDPRTRLVDAETARGWGERTLAIAERRLRRRHPGLDVETKWVAGDPVEVLCAASDEAELLVLGSRGLGPLAGFLAGSVSLAVLARTRRPVVLVRPHDSLEPEQDRTGEVVVGLDVSAPSDEVLAFGFGAADRHGCGLRVVHRWAVPALYGPEMGGALPLLMTEVAEDARRALDEALAPWTEKFPGVAVVRDCRQGRPAQDLMELSHDARLVVVGRRVRRARIGTHIGAVTHAVLHHCLAPVAVVPHD
- the pflB gene encoding formate C-acetyltransferase, whose amino-acid sequence is MTVTVQPSAATRPTDSAWRGLTGGPWQQCVDVRAFIQANYTPYEGDAAFLAGPTDRTLAVWQAVTALFPEERRRGVLDVDTATPSTITSHAPGYIDRERELIVGLQTDAPLKRAIMPNGGLRMVENGLRAYGFEPDPFVTAVFGTYRKTHNDAVFDAYTPEMLRARKAGIITGLPDAYGRGRIIGDYRRVALYGTARLTEAKRAERARLDEIPSTADVIRDREELAEQIRALGELERMAASYGCDVSRPAATAHEAVQWLYLGFLAAVKEQNGAAMSLGRTSTFLDVYLQRDLDEGRIDESRAQELIDDFVIKLRIVRFLRTPEYDALFSGDPTWVTESIGGVGEDGRPLVTRTSFRFLQTLYNLGPAPEPNLTVLWSPRLPGGFKRFCAQVSIDTSSLQYESDELLRPRTGDDTAIACCVSAMASGKQMQFFGARVNLAKALLYAVNGGRDELTGEQVAPTVAPLTGEYLDYDELTAAYDRMLDWLAATYVSALNVIHCMHDKYAYERIAMALHDHPVHRTMACGIAGLSVAADSLSAVKHARVHVIRDATGLAVDYQVQGDYPAYGNDDDRADGIAVDLVRSFMAKVRRHSTYRTAEHTQSVLTITSNVVYGKHTGNTPDGRRAGAPFAPGANPMHGRDTHGMAASALSVAKIPYDQARDGISLTSTITPEGLGHDPAERAGHLVGLLDAYTAAGGFHMNVNVLDRTTLEDAMEHPDNYPELTIRVSGYAVNFVRLTREQQLDVVNRTFHDAR